In Anaerococcus prevotii DSM 20548, the genomic window TTAGCTTATTATCATCAAAAGATACATCCATATCGCAAAGTATTGCTTTAATCTCAGAGTTAACTTCAAAAACTCCCTCGATTATTGTCTTATCAGCAAATCTTCCAATGCTATCCTTATCCGCCCTTGCTCCCAAGCAAAGATTGATTGCTTGAAGTATCAGGCTCTTACCAGATCCTGTCTCACCTGTTAGTACATTGAAACCTTCTTCAAAATATATATGGTTTCTTTTTATTATTACAAAATTGTCTATAAATAGCTCTAAAAGCATTATTTTATAAGACTCCTCAAGTCTTCTATTAATAATTCAATCTTTTCTTCAGAGGTTGGAGTTATAAAAATTGTATCAATTCCAGTAACAATCCCACCAACATTCTCAAGCTTTTCATTTGTTATATAGGCACCGCATACAGTCGCACAATATGAAATTGTCTTAATAACTATAAGGCCAGAAGTTTTCTCAATAGATAATACAGATTCTTTGAAAATCTTTTCCATTCTTTCTGTAAGTGTATCATAGACTGTATCTACAACTGTATACTTGTACTCATAATCATCAGTTTGAACTTTAGATATCCTAAGTTCCTTGATGTCTCTGGATATAGTCGCTTGTGTGGCATCGACCCCGTGATCTTTTAACATCTCTGACAATTGACTTTGGGTCTTCACGTCATTATTTTGTATTATATCTAAAATTAATCTTTGTCTTGTGTATTTTTTCATAATCGCCTCTAATATTTTCTATTTGTTAGAAATTCGATTAGAAATAAAAGAAAATCATTATTTTCTAAATCTTCAATTTCTTTTTTACATTTACCATTAATTTCAGCTAGAAATTTTTTACTAGAATCGAGATCCTTTAAATTTAATATATTAATCTCATCTTTGAAGTCTTCTTCTAATAAATCGTCCTGAATCTGAAATCCCAAGCCTAAATAATATGAATATCTTTCAAGCTTAGCTATAATTTCCTCATCATAACCATTGACAATACCTGCTGCTACTATAGCCCCCTTGAAGAAATCTCCAGTTTTCTTATCATATACTTCGACTAAGAAGTCTTCAGCATAAGATTTTCTTCTCCTAAGGTCTAAGATTTGTCCAGTAATCATCCCATCCTTGCCAACTTTTTTCATTAAATAAGAAGCTGCCTTTAGATAAGAAGGATCCTCTAACGAAACATCCATCATAAGCATACTTGCTTCACTTAGGAGAGCATCTCCAGTAAGTATTGCCAAATCCTCGCCATAATG contains:
- a CDS encoding arginine repressor, giving the protein MKKYTRQRLILDIIQNNDVKTQSQLSEMLKDHGVDATQATISRDIKELRISKVQTDDYEYKYTVVDTVYDTLTERMEKIFKESVLSIEKTSGLIVIKTISYCATVCGAYITNEKLENVGGIVTGIDTIFITPTSEEKIELLIEDLRSLIK
- a CDS encoding polyprenyl synthetase family protein: MNNTIYEKYENRLAYNKRIIDEEMKKYFSEDSKINEAMLYAADSGKRIRASLFLENRRLHTNEISKNDLLFALAIEMIQAYSLVHDDLPAMDDDDYRRGKESVHKHYGEDLAILTGDALLSEASMLMMDVSLEDPSYLKAASYLMKKVGKDGMITGQILDLRRRKSYAEDFLVEVYDKKTGDFFKGAIVAAGIVNGYDEEIIAKLERYSYYLGLGFQIQDDLLEEDFKDEINILNLKDLDSSKKFLAEINGKCKKEIEDLENNDFLLFLIEFLTNRKY